Genomic window (Spirosoma sp. KCTC 42546):
TATTCATCAGGAATACCCATGATCTTGAAGCGATTACGAAACCCATTCATCATCAGAAATGATGCACAAGCCTCGCCAAGTCCACCAAACACACTATGTTCCTCGACCGTCAGAATCGGGCAACCTTTAGCGGCTACGGCTGCTAACAAGTCATAATCCAACGGCTTGATCGTGTGCATGCTGATGACCGTTGCCCGGATGCCATGCAGAGCTTCTAACTGACGGGCTGCCTGAAGCGCGGGATAAACCGTTTCACCCGTTGCAACCAGTATCAACTCATCGCCTTCATTTACGATGCGCCCTTTACCAAACTCAAAATGCCGATTCTCTTCTGATAATAGCGGCATCGCTTTCTTCCCGAACCGAATGTAGATTGGATGCTCCGTTTCGGCAGCTAGGCGAATCGCCTGTTCGGTTTCGAAATTATCGGCGGGGGCTACGATGATCAAATTATGAACCGCCCGGAGAGCCGCAAAATCGTGCAGGCTGTGGTGAGTTGAGCCCAACGCTCCATAGCTTACCCCCGCACTGATACCGATGAGTTTCACCGGATTATCGGAATAAGCCACGTCGGTTTTGATTTGCTCGAACGACCGCGCTGTCAGGAAACAGGCGGGCGATACGGCGAAAACTTTCTTGCCCGTTGACGCCAGGCCAGCCGCTACGCCCACCAGATTTTGTTCGGCAATACCGATTTCAATGATCTGAGCTGGGTATTTCTGACCAAACGGCACGAGTTTACCCGATCCACGCGAATCACTGGTGACGGCCAGAATCTGTTTATCGGTAGCCGCTAATTCCTGAAGCGTAGTGGAAAAGACATCCAGGTTAGCCCGCGCCACGTCAGGCTGACTCTTTTTATCGACTACTGTACTTACTTCTCCCATGGTTGTATTGTCAAAAGATTGTCATTCATAGTCATTGGGGGTCATTTGCCGCGCGTCATTGGTTGTCATTCGTGGGCATTTTTTGTCATTGGGTGCCGAGATACAGATGACAGCTTATTGACCACCCATGACGCGCAGCAACTGACTATTACTGACCACTCATCAGTTCCAGTTTGGCAAAAAAATCACTAAACATCAGGTTCGTATCCAGGAATGTATACACTCGAATGGGTCTTCCGGCGTGGTTGTGGGCGTAGGTTCCGGCCGGATTGATGCGCGGAGCCTGCCGAATCACGTACTGACTCGACGAAGGGTCTGGCTCAAACGACGACTGGAGGGCTGTAAGCAACACCAGCGGGCTATCGCCCAGAATGTAGGTTTCGCCAATATTGATAAATCGTTGAATCCGTGCCATCAACGTCTCCAGCGTTCCACTCAGGTAAGCGCCAATCTGGCCCCGTGGCTTCACTTTTGTCAGCAGTTGGGCGTATGACAGCAGGCATTGCCGGTACACGTTTCGGGGTATTTGCCACAACGGCAGCATAGATCGGTTGAAGACCGCCCGAGCAGCCGCCTGGTCGATGTTCAGGTTGTACTCAACCTCCGAATAACCCGGTGGAGGCAGGGCTAATTCACTGTATTCAGGGCCACCAATCCAGATGAGTGTCAGTTTGCTAGCAATTTGAGGGTTGGTCAGCGCAGCCGACGCAATTTCAGTTAGCCCGGCCCCGCAAACCACGTACAGGGGTGTTTTCGTATCGGTACGTAAGGCTTCCTGAATGATGAAGTTGACCGCTTCGTTTTTTACGGGTGTACTGTCATTCACCATCGCGGTATTTGAGCCCGCAAAGACGGGAATAGTTTTGGTCACATTCATCGTTTGTAACACCTCCCGCGCCTTTTTGGCGGCATTATCGGCCTGTGTTTTCGAAGGATCAAACCCATCACGAGCATTTAAATGCGAGCCGATAATAGCCCGAATCTCTACCGAGGGCGACATCAGTAAATGAGCCAGTTGGAACAAACCGTCGGGGTCTCCACTGAAATCGTTGTCCACGATGACGCGCATTCGGGGTTCCACAGCCGCCAGGCCCTTCGGTTGGCCGAGGGAAGCCAATGAGGTTATCAGGCTCAGACTCAGGCCAAGGCTCCACA
Coding sequences:
- a CDS encoding nucleoside hydrolase, encoding MKKVETMNFRLWSLGLSLSLITSLASLGQPKGLAAVEPRMRVIVDNDFSGDPDGLFQLAHLLMSPSVEIRAIIGSHLNARDGFDPSKTQADNAAKKAREVLQTMNVTKTIPVFAGSNTAMVNDSTPVKNEAVNFIIQEALRTDTKTPLYVVCGAGLTEIASAALTNPQIASKLTLIWIGGPEYSELALPPPGYSEVEYNLNIDQAAARAVFNRSMLPLWQIPRNVYRQCLLSYAQLLTKVKPRGQIGAYLSGTLETLMARIQRFINIGETYILGDSPLVLLTALQSSFEPDPSSSQYVIRQAPRINPAGTYAHNHAGRPIRVYTFLDTNLMFSDFFAKLELMSGQ
- a CDS encoding transketolase family protein, producing MGEVSTVVDKKSQPDVARANLDVFSTTLQELAATDKQILAVTSDSRGSGKLVPFGQKYPAQIIEIGIAEQNLVGVAAGLASTGKKVFAVSPACFLTARSFEQIKTDVAYSDNPVKLIGISAGVSYGALGSTHHSLHDFAALRAVHNLIIVAPADNFETEQAIRLAAETEHPIYIRFGKKAMPLLSEENRHFEFGKGRIVNEGDELILVATGETVYPALQAARQLEALHGIRATVISMHTIKPLDYDLLAAVAAKGCPILTVEEHSVFGGLGEACASFLMMNGFRNRFKIMGIPDEYTVTGSQVEIFNHYGLSESGIAKEALTLIDK